The stretch of DNA GTACTTGAAATTCATTCTGGCACACAATGGCAATTATAGCTGAATGTTTTTGGTTCTTGAACTTGTAGTctcaaaaattgattatttaactTGTTTGAACAATGCGATAGCTTATAAGGGCCGTGACTAGGAGTTTCCAATGATTAAGTTAGTTAAATGGTGGCACTAGAAAGATGACCAACAGCATATCAAGTCTATCCACTATCTGGGACTAGAAAGACTGATTTATGATAAAATGTTGAGTCCTACCATGCGCGTGTTTGGATACCATGGGCCTATTTGGTATTGCTCTGGTATGCTTTGAAAGGAACGTTGATGTGTCAACTCCCTGAGGATATGACTGGAAATTCTTGATCAGTAGAAGGATTGAGAGATAAATAGGGAGAAACGAGAGAGAATTTAGGGAGAGAAGAAGATAGAAacgagggagggagagagaaatcagaatttCAGTGTATTTTTGTATCCTCCGTGGGATGGGATCAGCTGTATTTATAGCTGATCCTAACCTCCCCCCATGTGCGGGTAACCGCTTATATGTGCTGGGAATGTACAAGCTGCCAATGCAGCAACAAACTTAGTACAACCCCCTTACAGCATACTTTGCTAATATACTATTTTTCCCCTCTATTACATTCTAATTACAGTATCTTCCCCACTACTTCATTAGTACATGACATGatgaaaatagtttttgatAATTGAGTGTGGTGTTATGCGTATTAGTGTTAAAAGCAAGTAGTGAGTGTCTAGTTAACATTTTCACTGCTGTGCTGTAGATAtgtaaaatgactaaaaaagaCACTAgtacaataattattaaatgaacattttaaacaaatatttctatataaaccattttttcataatatatcttatataaataaaatgaaaatattgtttgtttgaaataattgtatacttaaaatatttttaaccaaaaacgttatttcaaaactgttaacTACGTAGAATATATTgtttccacatatatatatatatatatatagattttatatgCAATAATGCAAATGCAAAAGTAGTATTGGTATGCATTTCAaggttgattttattttatttttaaatatagaatGCAAGCTaaacattgaaaaataagataaaactaattttttgtgtaaaacattttatgtaaaatttatttttcaatataaaacattttatattgaaaaaagaaatataaagactaaattatttataacattcTTCTCCAtgtatatgataaatatataaatgaagctatacttataaataaaaattgaacattattttaaataaaaagttttacaaataaattattttttatatgcatacatatataaataaatttagaattaattgaaattaaaaatatcgaGCTGTTTTGGAAGTTATCATGATTGTGAGGAAAGGGAAtggtaataaaaataaaggttaattactaaaaattacCAAACTTTGACTAGTATATCAATTCTACAACAAACTTTAAAGTTTATCAATTTTACATTTgaactttcaattttttaagtaattaatacTCTTTTCTTGtgttaattattgatttttttcataCTTCCCAAACTTGTCCATGCACAGAATTAGAGTTTGTCATTATGTGCAtgattaaatttgaaaaatgggaagaaaacttaataattaatgcataaATTGAGTTTTAATGGTGTTGTAGAATTGatacaaaattgaaagtttaaatgtaaaattgatACATTCTAAAGATCGTGGTTGAATTGATACACTAGTTAAAGTTTGGTAATTAACCCTAAAAATAAATGGCCCTTTAGAGATTGTGGGTCTTGCTATAAGtttcatttattttactttaaagCTGTGATCCCTTGCTTTTGCTTTTAAGCGGTTTAGAAGAAGTAGCTGGTGCTTTAAAAGCAAAGTTATGCTTAACCAAATATTgcttttccaaaatttttaagaaaaagaagCTGCACTTTAAAAGCACAGCAATACCAAACAGGTCCAATATGTTGTGGTATTGCAATTTATACACTGAATGTCTTGGATTCTGTCAACCCTGACATTCCATTTCTGGATTATATTGACCACGAACTTCAGCTCTGCATTACATTAGATGTTTTGTATCATTTGGTTAATCTGGAGCTAACACTACGTTTTATTTTGCAGATGATAATGGAGTcttgtttaaattctgattgGCTACAGCACTCTTTTCACTCTTGGGCACAGAGATGTCAGAATGCAAACAGTGCTGAATCTGTTGAAATGCTGAAGGAGGTACATTCTCAGCTAtctggcttttttttttttattattttaaattctattaaaTTGGAGGGTAGAGCATATGGTCTATTTATTTGTTCTCTAAAATCTCCTTTGATTTGATAGTTATATGCAGATTTAACTTTTGGCATTTATGCTCCATCTTTTTGATGAATGCTTCTTCCAAGAGCAGGTGCAGCTCTCTTTTGTTGGGTAACTTCAAGTATACATGAGACTGCACTTTGAATGCACATTtcagaaaagagaaataaagaagTTTCATTTTATTGAATgcaagtttttcttttcttcttttcttaatgCAAGCCTTATCCTTCACAtggttccttcatgtgttatTATCGCCTTTACCTTGTAGCATGTTTGCAAGAGGTGGATGGAATGAAAATGGATGGAATAAAATGGGTGGAATAGGGTTCTTATTTGGGAGAGACAATAATAATGGAATGGAATTGAAATTGATGAAACACTTTCTATCCATTCTCCTCCAAAGCCCTACTTTTTGTATCCCTTGATTGGGGGAGAATGGAAggaaaaattcaattttgtgTTTGACAACAGTaaccttaataattttatagaagTTGAAATTTTCCCTCCACTTAACAAAACTCAATCTTTCCATTAAGAGGGTATTAATTGCcgtttgtttaatatttttctgTTCCATCTATTTCCATTACTTTCCCAAATGAGAGGAGAAAGtattttacatttctttaagtTTACTTTCCTTCTCTTGCCCTCCCAAAcaaatggaaaatattttaaatttcattttactcTTTTTCATTCCATCCCATTCCATTACTAGGTTTTTCCCAAGCAGAGCCTTAGCCTCCGCACACCCACCTCTTTATTAAGCAATTTTTGTTGCTGAGCCTCAATATTACCACCTCTTTATTAAGAAATCTCCATCTCTGGTGCCACTTTAGAGCAACTATTGCCATTCCTGTAGAAGTTACTACTAATTTTATGGGTTGCTTTAAAGCCTTGGCCATACAAAAATTCCGCTTGCATATATCACATATAATAGAACATTGTACACAGTGATTTATTTGAGGGAGAAGATTATTAATCATGTGgttcaaatcaaatttagaattttccCATGTAAGTAATTAACTTCCTTCTATATGTTACTAGATCTTTTCATTCTTGTATCTTTCTTAACTCAACTATTGTATCGAGCCAACTAATACCTTATTTTTAGCCTGGGTATCTAACTGTTCTCTGTATGGATGAAGTTGCTTTATTCCAAgtgaaacatatataaaaaaggaACAGGAAAGCAAGAACTTGTGAGTTATTATTTGTCACGATATTGTCCCTTAATAGCaggaattttaatttcttttacattgtaattttctgttttgctttACTGCTTTCATTTCTggttattattgtaattcctAGAATCAGTTTGTTAGCTAAGATTCCCCACGTGGAGGggggctagaataggacaaaacttTTGGTTACAACTGTTGGGAGGGTGAGGATTGCCTATGGACGCGGCCACCCAGCTATATCAGCCCCCAGGACTCTCTTGGAGAGGCATGGAATATGAGTTCTCAATTCTAATTTCTAtctatcttctcttcttcttgatcttccttctcttcttcctaactttctctctcaatctctcctATTTCTCTGTTAACACTGATTACATCTCTTCAATACCATCTGGATTGAGAGTGTAATCCTATTGTCACCCACATTCGTAACattaattggtatcagagccaccggtTCTCGGCCAAAACTCTATTGTATTGAGAACGATGGCAAATGGTACTTGCATGAAGAGCCTGGAGACGCAGCTCTAGCAAGTCAGCTTGACTATGGCGGATTTCCAGAACTGAGCCGATCAATTGGAGTTAGGAGCTACCCAGAATCATGAGGCTATCATAGCAATGGATTGTAAGTTGGAGAGTTCCATGGAGGGACTAGAACGAAGGTTGGATGTTTCGATCGCGAGGGTGCGAGATGAATTGGGAGCTCAAATGCAGCAGTTCATGGTAATGTTTACTCATCAGAACTCAATAAGGTTATCCCCTGATTTTCTCCTAGGGAGAGAAATGAGTCAATTCTGCAAGGAAATAGAATGAACCGGGGAATTGGGACCTCTGAAATTGAGGTTAACTCGGAGGAGGAGTTGGAGAAGATGTTGGGTAGGGATAGGGTAGAACCACCCAATCATCATCATCTGGGGTACCCTATGCCTCGGATGGAGATTCCGACATTTGAGGGAGTTAATCCCTGTTGGTGGTTAAGGAAATTTGAGAGGTTGTTCAAGTGGTACAAAATACCGAGGGTACAGAGGATATCCCTAGCTACTGCTTATTTCAATGAAACAGTGGATGCGTGGTTCCAAAGGTGGCTTAATGTGAGGAGGGAGTATACATGGGAGGAGTTCTCTGAAAAGTTATGTGAGAGATTTGGAGAAAGGAGCATGATGGATGTCatagaggaattcaacaaactcaAGCAAGTAGGAAGTGTACAATCCTATTTGCAAAAGTTTGAAGAGTTAAGGTCATTCATGATTCGCCACAACCCCCATCTCTCGGAAGCTTATTTCGTGTCAAACTTCATGAGTGGCCTTAGTGAAGAATTGCGgccaatggtgaaaatgataaGGCTAAGAATAATGGAATAGGCCTCGAAGAGTGCCCGATTACAGGAAACATTGGTAGAGGCGATGATGAAGAAACTGAGGCAAAAGCAACGAGGAATAGTTCTGGGCACCTCTAATGTGGGGGGAAAGAACTACAACCGGGAAGTGATGAAGGGAAAATAGGTAGGGGGATCAAGTTCAGTACCATACGGGGAACAACTGAGAGAACAAAGGAGATTGGCGAACCTCTGTTTTCGTTTTGGCGATAAATACTATCAGGGACACCAATGTAAAAGGCAAATCCTCCTATTAGAGGGTGATGAGGAGGATCAAGGAGAGACAGGGGAATTGAATCTTGAGGAGGATGATAGGGAGGACAATGGGGACATTTCAATTCACGCTCTGAAGGGGGTAGCTAATAATAAGATTATGAAGGTGGAGGGCCGAGCTAATGGGTGTAACCTGATGATTCTAGttgacagtgggagtacccacagcttTCTTGATAAAAACACAGCCAAGAGACTTGAATGTCAACTCACGGGAACCCCACCCTTGAGTGTGATAGTGGTAAATGGGGATAGGGTGTTGAGCAAATCGGCTTGTAATGGTTTTGGCTGGGAAATGCAAGGAGAGATGCTTGAGGTAGACCTAAGACTCCTATAACTCGGAGGCTGTGATGTTATCCTAGGCGTAGATTGGATGAAGTGGGTGAGCCCCATAAACTTTGATTTTAACAGAATAGAGGTTTCCTTCGAAAAGGAAGGGAAAAGGATGACTTTGATCGGAGGGGAGGGAAGGAAACAGGTAGTTGCAAAATGATCAATAGAAGAAGGATGGAGAGGATGTTAAAAGGGAAGTAGAACCAGTTGGCACACTTGTTCTCGATTGTGGTCGTCGAGGAGGCCAAAGAAGGATAGAAGGCGTAAGGAGAGATGTTCCTGACAATTAGCACATCTCAAGATATGGCTGACCAGGTATTTTACTTAGACCTTCTTAGTACATTGCTGGTAGAGTATGAGGATCTATTCTTGGAACCTACATCCCTTCCCCCTACCAAAGTTCATGACCACGCCATCAACCTAAAACCTAACGTAGAACCAGTTAACATCCGGTCTTACCGATACCCCCTTGTCCAAAAgaatgaaattgaaagaatggtTAGGGATATGCTTCAACAATCCATAATCCATCCTAGCCAAAGTCCTTTTGCTTCCCCAGttttattagtaaaaaaaaagatggaacatggcatttttgtgtggattaccgcCAACTAAATGTCTTAACCATCAAAGATAAGTTTCCTATACCCTTTGTTGAGGACATTTGGATGAATTATGCAATGTCCAATTCTTTTTTAAGCTGAACCTACGTTTGTGGTATCACCTAATTCGAATGAAACCTGAGGACATCCCTAAAACagcctttagaacccaccatgggcattttgaattcttaGTGATGCTCTTTGGACTCACCAATGCCCTGACCACCTTCCAATATCTCATGAACCGTATCTTCGAGCCTTACCTTCGCAAGTTcatacttgtattctttgatgatatacttaTCTATAGCTCCACCTTTGACTAACACCTAACTCACCTAAAAACCACATTTGATATCCTCAAATCTAATAAGCTCTTTATTAAGAAGTCTAAGTGTACTTTTGGTCAAGGGCAAATGGAGTATTTGGGCCATATCATATCTAAAGAAGGGGTCAGCACTGACCCGAGGAAGGTAGAGGCTATGGTAGCTTGGCCAATGCCAAATTCAGTAAGGGCTTTGAGGGGATTTTTGGGATTAACTAGGTACTACAGGCGGTTTGTGAAGGGTTACAGGGCCATCAACAAGCCTTTGATAGACTTATTAGGAAGGGGGGGTTTGAGTGGGGACAAACTACGGAGGAAGCTTTTGCTAAGTTGAAAGAAGCTATGAGTAATGTGCCGGTCTTAGGGCTACTAGATTTTAGCAAACCCTTCATTTTAGAGACAAATGCAAGTGGAACGAGTATTGGGGCAGTGTTAGCCCAAGAGGGAAGGCCCTTGGCTTTCTTAAGTCGGGCCTTGAGCCCTAAGCATTTGGGGCTCAGTATCTATGAAAAAGAGTTTATAGCTGTTTTGATGGCGGTGGACAAGTGGAAGCATTACTTGGAAGGGGGAAAATTCATAATCAAAATCGATCATGAAAGTCTAAAGTTCCTATTACAACAAAAACTTCAAACCCAACTGCAAAAAAAAGGTTTGTCCAAATTGATGGGGTTGGATTATACCACATAATATAGAAAGGGGAAGGAAAATACAGCTGCTGACGCATTATCAAGGTGCCATGAGGAAGGAAGTGTGGCAGCCATATCCTAGGTGGTGTCGAAATGGTACAATGAGGTGATTGATAGCTATGAGGAGGATAAAAAACTGAAGGGGTTGTTAGAAAAATTGACAGTGGGGACCTAGGAGGAAGGAGGATATACCTTGAGTGGGGGATTGTTGAGACGTCACGAGAGATTGGTGATTGGGGATGATACCGGGCTTAAGAAGAAGATCATGCAATCCTTGCATGAATCTTCGTTAGGAGGGGCACTCCGGGGTGCAAAACACTTGTGGGTTAAAAGGTTGTTTCAATGGCCAGGGATGAAAGCCAAAATTGGAAGATATGTGTTGCCCTATGACACTTGCAAGAGGTGCAAGTCTGAAAACGTAGCCTATCCCGAACTGTTATAGCCATTACCCATCCCCAACCAAGCTTGGACCAGCGTGtcaatggattttgtggaagggTTTCCAAAATCGGAGGGAAGGGACAATATACTGGTAGTAGTAGATCGGCTGACCAAATTTGTTCATTTCAAGGGCTAACTCACCCTTTTACCGCTCAAGAGGTAGCCAGGGTCTTCCTGGACCGAGTGGTTAAGTTGCATGGGACCCCTAAGTACATTATCTTAGACCGGGATAGGATTTTTACAAGTTTGATGTGGCAGGAACTCATGAAGGCCTTGGGAACCAAGCTAAGCATGTCTATTGCCTACCATCCTCAATCAGACGGGAAAATGGAGAGAGTAAACCAAAGTTTGGAAACCTATCTGAGGTGTGTTTGCCTCTTACGGCCCAAGGAGTGGCACCGATGGTTGTccctagcccaatggtggtataataccAACCACCATTCCTCTATCAAAGTGTCACCATTCGAGGCCCTATTTGGATACCAACCACCAACCTTGCTAGCTGTTGAAAGAGAATCCAATGTAGCAATAGTGGAAGAATACCTACAGCAACGAAAACAAGTAACTCAACAGCTTAAGCAAGAGTTGGCATCGGCCAGGAATAGGATGAAGCAAATAGCTGATCGAAAGAGAAGTGAGAGAGAGTTTGCAATGGGAGATAATGTGTATTTGAGGCTGCGGTATCCACATCTCAAGTCAATCACTAAGGGAAAGGTGACTAAACTCAGCCCTAAGTACTTTGGTCCTTTTGCCATAGAAGCTAAAGTAGGATAGGTGGCATATTGTCTAAAGCTACTGGAGGAGACCCAGATTCATCTAGTATTTCATGTGTCCCTCCTCAAGGAATCCGTGGGAACTCAACTAGTAAGCAAAGCCCTACCTACATTCCCTAAAGAAGCCACCGATGTGGTGGAACCAGAGACTATACTCGAGAGGAGGGTGGTGTACAAGTAGGGGGCTCCATTGATTCAAGTGTCAGTCAAGTGGCGTGGCAGCTCTTCGGATTGCAGCACTTGGGAGTATCTCCTGGATCTCCTAAAACAATTTCCCAGAACGGCCAGTCTttttagcatttcttgaggacaagaaattggtTAAGGAGGGGGTAATTATCACGATCGTCCCTTAATAGctagaattttaatttcttttgcattgtaattttctattttgcttTACTGCTTTCATTTCTagttattattgtaattcctAGAATCAGTTTGTTAGCTAAGATTCCCCACGTGgagctagaataggacaaaacttTTGGTTACAACTGTTGGGGGGGTGAGGATCGCCTGTGGACGTGGCCACCCAGCTATACCAGCCCCCAGGACTCTCTTGGAGAGGCATGGAATATGAAttctcaattctgatttctatctatcttctcttcttcttgatcttccttctcttcttcctaactttctctctcaatctctcccaTTTCTCTGTTAACGCTGTTTACATCTCTTCAATACCATCTGGATTGAGAGTGTAATCCTATTGTCACCCACATTCGTGACATTAATTGACTTGACAAAAGATGAGAAACCTAAACTGCCTTAACCTAATCTTGCTTCGGAAAAGTTTTAAGCAAGCATGAAGATATGTGCCCAAGCAAATTTTCATGGAGTCATATTTCCAGATAAATTCTGATGGAATTACACCAAAACTCAGTCTactttgtgaaaaaaaaaaaagtgcctAACCTTTTGAAGGTGTTACTTGTTTAACTTGTTGGTCATAATTTTGGTCTGTAATTATGTTACCCTGTTGAGCAAGAGTATTATGTTGTGAAATCTGTTCTAGTGACATAGAAGTCATACCTGCACAGTATTGGATTTgcttatttcttcctatttgaCATTGTTGGAATTGAGATTCATGATCCAATGATAACCTCTGAGTAGGGTTTTACAGTTCACTCTATGTGAATTATGATACCACACAAGATGGGCGTTTTGAAAACTTATCCAACATTGAGGTTGGAATGGAATGATTGGTTATGTGGAAGCATCATCATTCCACTTCTTTGATGTTATTATACCTTGGAAGCACCTATTTCTGTCTTCTTTCGACTTTACTCTTCTGGTGCTTGTGTGATTTAAACTTATGGAAGTTTGTCTAAGAACACTGTCTGATTTACTGGACTTACAGTAACATTGACTTTATTAGTGGGGCATTTTTTTTCTGTGTTAGAAATTGGATGAAATTCTACAACTAAGTCCGTGTACCAGTAACAGTACTTAACCCTTAATCACTTTAGAATTTTACTTGTTCCCCACAGTATTTGCTAATGCATTTTACTTCTTGATTCAGGAATTGGTTGATTCTATTCTGTGGGATGAGGTCAGCTTACTTCCAGATGAAGTAGTACGGCCAGAGCTGGTTTATGAATATAAGAACTGGAAACATGAAGTTATGAAATGGTTTTCAATATCACATCCTTTACCTAGTGTTGGAGACATAGGGAAACAGACTAGTCACAGCCCTTTGCCAACAGGACTTCAGGTTAGCAGGAAGAGACCCAAGCTTGAAGTTCGTCGTGCTGAGTCACACCTCTTCCAGGTTGATGCCCAGGGTTCAGCTCAGGCCGTAACTGTGGAGATTGATGCGGGATTTTTTGATGGTCAAGGTATTGGGCATACTGGTCAACTTGAAACCAATCCTGCTAGAGAGGAACTTCATTTGGAGGGCACCGCATATAAAGGACCTCCCAGTAGTTTGACTGATAAATGGGGTGAGATTGTTGTTGAAGCTGAAGGTTCTGAGGTCATTCAGAGTAAAGATGTGAATGTGACACCGATTGGTGGAGGGGCGGCTAGGAAATCCTTGGATCCTTGTAATAAGAATCGCCAGTGCTTAGCTTTTATTGAAGCAAAGGGAAGACAGTGTGTAAGGTGGGCAAATGATGGTGATGTTTACTGCTGTGTGCATTTGGCCTCCCGTTTTGTTGGCAATACTGCAAAAGCAGAGGCTAGTCCACCTGTAGATGTGCCATTGTGTGAAGGTACCACTACTCTTGGTACCAGGTGCAAGCATCGGTCTCTATATGGATCCTCTTTCTGCAAGAAACACAGACCCCATGACAATAAGAATGTGACCTCGAATTCACCTAATGATAGGATTAAGAGAAAGCATGAGGAGGTTATGAACATATCTGATACCACAAATTGCAAAGCGATTGTATTAGTGGGAGAAGTTGAAACACCTCTCCAAGTGAATCCCATCTCAGTCATGAGTAAAGAAGCTTTCAGTGAAAGGAACTTAATGGAGATATCTGGACAGTCCAGGTTGGAATATGATGGCAATGAGGTGTTACACTGCATAGGCTCAAGTCCTCAGGATTACAGTAATCCTTGTCTAGAAATTCCAAAAAGTCATTCCTTATACTGTGAAAAACACCTACCAGGGTGGCTGAAGCGTGCAAGGAATGGGAAAAGCAGGGTAATTTCAAAGGAAGTTTTTATAGATCTTTTGAAGGATTGTTGCTCACGGGAGCAAAAACTGCATTTACATCAAGCATGTGAGGTGTTCTACAGGCTCTTCAAAAGTATCCTATCCCTAAGAAATCCTATTCCTAAGGAAATCCAACTACAGTGGGCCATTTCTGAAGCTTCTAAAGATGTTAGAATAGGGGAGTTACTGATCAAGTTGGTTTGCAGTGAAATAGAGAGACTCAGGAGGCTTTGGGGCTTTGATGCTGGCCAAGACAAACAGTCTTCTTCACATGGCAAAGAATTGGTTCCTTTCGAAGAACCAGTTCCTGTTCCAGTGGCTACTGATGGTGAGCATGACATACAAAATACCGTCAAATGCAAAATATGCtctgataatttttttgatgaCAAAGCACTTGGCGCACACTGGATGGACAATCATAAAAAGGAAGCACAATGGCTATTTAGAGGTTATGTTTGTGCTATCTGCCTGGACTCCTTTACTAACAAGAAGGTCCTGGAAGCACATGTGCAGGAGAGACACCATGTGCAATTTGTGGAACAATGCATGCTTTTACAGTGTATTCCTTGTGGTGGTCATTTTGGGAACCCTGAGCAGTTATGGTTGCATGTGTTCTCAGTTCATCCTGATAAGCTCAGGATGTCAGAACATGCTGAACAGCATAACCTGATTTGTGGTGAAGATTCTCCTCAGAGACTTGAGCTGGGAAATTCAGTTTCTGTTGATAATAAGACCTCTAATAGTCAAGGTGGTCTTAGAAAGTTCATTTGCAGGTTTTGCAGGTTGAAGTTTGATTTGCTGCCTGACCTAGGTCGTCATCATCAAGCTGCTCATATGGGGCCAAATTCTGTAACCCCTCGTCCCCCTAAGAGAGGTGTTCGTTTTTATGCTTATAGGTTAAAATCAGGGAGACTAAGTCGTCCTAAATTTAGGAAAGGTCTAGGATCAGTATCATATCGCATTCGGAATAGGGGTGCTGCAAGTATGAAAAAACGCTTCCAGGCTTTAAATGCTGTTGGCAGTGGGGACATGAAGGTGCACTCTCATGTAACTGAAGCAGGAAATCTAGGTAGATTGGTAGAGTCTCAATGCTCAGCTGTTGCAAAGATATTATTTTCTGAGATCCAGATAACAAAACCACATCCTAGTAATCTTGATATTATAACTATTGCTCGATCTTCATGTTGCAAGGTCAGCCTCCAAAcctctttggaggagaaatatGGGCTATTGCCAGAATGTTTGTACTTGAAGGCAGCCAAACTTTGTAGTGAGTATAATATTCTTGTGACTTGGCATAAGGAGGGGTTTGTTTGTCCTAAAGGGTGTAAACCAATTTCAGGCCCAAATATAGTATCCTCATTGATGCCACTCTCAGAGGATTTACTGGGACCACAATCTGCAGAGGGAGATCCTGCAGAGAATGAATGGGAGATGGATGAGTGCCACTATGTTGTTGATTCCCGCCATTTTAAACATAATCCCATACAGAAAACTTTCATCTTGTGTGATGATATAAGCTTTGGACTGGAGTCAATTCCCGTAATATGTGTGGTGGATGAAGATCTTTTGGATTCCATTCGCATTGTTCGAGATAGTTCTGGTGGCCAACTAACTGCATATTCTATGCCCTGGGAGAGCTTTACATATGTCAGGAAACCATTGCTTGATCGATCCCTTGAAGCTGAGGTACTGTCAAAAACTTCCTTTGGTCCTGGTTTATATCAACAgcttcttgtcttttcattttcttttcttatcctTGTCTAAATCATCTTGATGTAGATTATTTTAGTTTCTTGCAAATTATCTCTCTCGTCCCACTTTGAATGATACATAAAGGGCATCCCCAGTGCCTAGGGCTTCCTGCTTTTTGGGGGAGGGGAGGGTCATTTTTGTACAAAACATTCCTGTTACTGTTTTTATGAAGAGGTTGTTTCCAGTGCTCAAACTCATAACTTTTTGGTCataaaggagcaaccttatCATTGCCACCGAGGCTCAGCCTTtgagaacatatgaa from Diospyros lotus cultivar Yz01 chromosome 6, ASM1463336v1, whole genome shotgun sequence encodes:
- the LOC127803442 gene encoding histone-lysine N-methyltransferase SUVR5 isoform X3, with protein sequence MGGEWDVIGDNTDRHCVIDFRESNCVEHGGQVQVADVKENDLSPDVERAQEERQGEAQWTNGELGNSEGQCSGASYFEIEMEGQNISCDSHDSEDDTFNGQELSTETCLASETSDLILDANDNGLLANPREGESSLSESNWLERDEALAVWVKWRGKWQAGIRCARADWPLATLKAKPTHDRKKYLVIFFPRTRNYSWADVLLVRPINQFPEPIAYKTHKVGVKMVKDLTLACRFIMQKLAVGMLNIIDQHTKALVENARNVMVWKEFAMEASRCKSYSDLGSVLLKLQTMIMESCLNSDWLQHSFHSWAQRCQNANSAESVEMLKEELVDSILWDEVSLLPDEVVRPELVYEYKNWKHEVMKWFSISHPLPSVGDIGKQTSHSPLPTGLQVSRKRPKLEVRRAESHLFQVDAQGSAQAVTVEIDAGFFDGQGIGHTGQLETNPAREELHLEGTAYKGPPSSLTDKWGEIVVEAEGSEVIQSKDVNVTPIGGGAARKSLDPCNKNRQCLAFIEAKGRQCVRWANDGDVYCCVHLASRFVGNTAKAEASPPVDVPLCEGTTTLGTRCKHRSLYGSSFCKKHRPHDNKNVTSNSPNDRIKRKHEEVMNISDTTNCKAIVLVGEVETPLQVNPISVMSKEAFSERNLMEISGQSRLEYDGNEVLHCIGSSPQDYSNPCLEIPKSHSLYCEKHLPGWLKRARNGKSRVISKEVFIDLLKDCCSREQKLHLHQACEVFYRLFKSILSLRNPIPKEIQLQWAISEASKDVRIGELLIKLVCSEIERLRRLWGFDAGQDKQSSSHGKELVPFEEPVPVPVATDGEHDIQNTVKCKICSDNFFDDKALGAHWMDNHKKEAQWLFRGYVCAICLDSFTNKKVLEAHVQERHHVQFVEQCMLLQCIPCGGHFGNPEQLWLHVFSVHPDKLRMSEHAEQHNLICGEDSPQRLELGNSVSVDNKTSNSQGGLRKFICRFCRLKFDLLPDLGRHHQAAHMGPNSVTPRPPKRGVRFYAYRLKSGRLSRPKFRKGLGSVSYRIRNRGAASMKKRFQALNAVGSGDMKVHSHVTEAGNLGRLVESQCSAVAKILFSEIQITKPHPSNLDIITIARSSCCKVSLQTSLEEKYGLLPECLYLKAAKLCSEYNILVTWHKEGFVCPKGCKPISGPNIVSSLMPLSEDLLGPQSAEGDPAENEWEMDECHYVVDSRHFKHNPIQKTFILCDDISFGLESIPVICVVDEDLLDSIRIVRDSSGGQLTAYSMPWESFTYVRKPLLDRSLEAESLQLGCACPHSTCSPENCDHVYLFDDDYENAKDIYGKPMRGRFPYDEKGRIILEEGFLVYECNHICSCSRSCQNKVLQNGVQVKLEVFKTEKKGWAVRAREAILCGTFVCEYIGEIIDEQEANRRRDRYGGKGWGYFYDIDSHLSDLSRLIEGQVPYVIDAMNYGNVSRYLNHSCSPNLVSRQVLVETIDCQLAHIGLYASRDIAAGEELTYNFRYKLLPGEGHPCHCGASNCRGRLY
- the LOC127803442 gene encoding histone-lysine N-methyltransferase SUVR5 isoform X6 yields the protein MVKDLTLACRFIMQKLAVGMLNIIDQHTKALVENARNVMVWKEFAMEASRCKSYSDLGSVLLKLQTMIMESCLNSDWLQHSFHSWAQRCQNANSAESVEMLKEELVDSILWDEVSLLPDEVVRPELVYEYKNWKHEVMKWFSISHPLPSVGDIGKQTSHSPLPTGLQVSRKRPKLEVRRAESHLFQVDAQGSAQAVTVEIDAGFFDGQGIGHTGQLETNPAREELHLEGTAYKGPPSSLTDKWGEIVVEAEGSEVIQSKDVNVTPIGGGAARKSLDPCNKNRQCLAFIEAKGRQCVRWANDGDVYCCVHLASRFVGNTAKAEASPPVDVPLCEGTTTLGTRCKHRSLYGSSFCKKHRPHDNKNVTSNSPNDRIKRKHEEVMNISDTTNCKAIVLVGEVETPLQVNPISVMSKEAFSERNLMEISGQSRLEYDGNEVLHCIGSSPQDYSNPCLEIPKSHSLYCEKHLPGWLKRARNGKSRVISKEVFIDLLKDCCSREQKLHLHQACEVFYRLFKSILSLRNPIPKEIQLQWAISEASKDVRIGELLIKLVCSEIERLRRLWGFDAGQDKQSSSHGKELVPFEEPVPVPVATDGEHDIQNTVKCKICSDNFFDDKALGAHWMDNHKKEAQWLFRGYVCAICLDSFTNKKVLEAHVQERHHVQFVEQCMLLQCIPCGGHFGNPEQLWLHVFSVHPDKLRMSEHAEQHNLICGEDSPQRLELGNSVSVDNKTSNSQGGLRKFICRFCRLKFDLLPDLGRHHQAAHMGPNSVTPRPPKRGVRFYAYRLKSGRLSRPKFRKGLGSVSYRIRNRGAASMKKRFQALNAVGSGDMKVHSHVTEAGNLGRLVESQCSAVAKILFSEIQITKPHPSNLDIITIARSSCCKVSLQTSLEEKYGLLPECLYLKAAKLCSEYNILVTWHKEGFVCPKGCKPISGPNIVSSLMPLSEDLLGPQSAEGDPAENEWEMDECHYVVDSRHFKHNPIQKTFILCDDISFGLESIPVICVVDEDLLDSIRIVRDSSGGQLTAYSMPWESFTYVRKPLLDRSLEAESLQLGCACPHSTCSPENCDHVYLFDDDYENAKDIYGKPMRGRFPYDEKGRIILEEGFLVYECNHICSCSRSCQNKVLQNGVQVKLEVFKTEKKGWAVRAREAILCGTFVCEYIGEIIDEQEANRRRDRYGGKGWGYFYDIDSHLSDLSRLIEGQVPYVIDAMNYGNVSRYLNHSCSPNLVSRQVLVETIDCQLAHIGLYASRDIAAGEELTYNFRYKLLPGEGHPCHCGASNCRGRLY